One segment of Ricinus communis isolate WT05 ecotype wild-type chromosome 8, ASM1957865v1, whole genome shotgun sequence DNA contains the following:
- the LOC8269403 gene encoding WUSCHEL-related homeobox 2, whose translation MESENIDTGNSGDGTGAHQVNSRWNPTKEQIGLLENMYRQGIRTPTAEQIQQITTRLRDYGHIEGKNVFYWFQNHKARQRQKQKQENIAYINRYLHKAHHPPVFAPPCPNVVCGSYYLPQSDLGFCPQYPRLLLPAGNFKRRPRTEKIIEKARSCAVPQEYNNIMIQTNDRNINQGRIHSKSYISNQETLPLFPLHPTGILQGRETSITVCSLGSTNNSAEDSINATSTPSSYSSDETNTGVKDCCNDKPFFDFFSEQGDDQGRIERD comes from the exons atggaGAGTGAAAATATAGACACTGGTAATTCTGGTGATGGTACTGGAGCTCATCAAGTGAACTCCAGATGGAACCCAACAAAAGAGCAGATAGGCTTGCTTGAGAATATGTACAGGCAAGGTATAAGGACACCAACTGCTGAGCAGATACAACAAATAACAACTAGACTCAGAGATTATGGTCATATAGAAGGCAAGAATGTCTTTTACTGGTTTCAAAATCACAAGGCAAGACAAAGACAGAAACAAAAGCAAGAGAACATTGCTTATATCAATCGGTATCTTCATAAAGCTCATCATCCGCCTGTCTTTGCTCCTCCTTGTCCAAATG TTGTTTGCGGCTCATACTATCTTCCACAGAGCGATTTAGGGTTTTGTCCACAGTATCCAAGGTTGTTACTCCCTGCAGGTAACTTCAAGAGAAGGCCAAGAACTGAAAAGATAATTGAGAAAGCAAGAAGCTGCGCTGTTCCTCAAGAATATAACAATATCATGATTCAGACCAATGACAGGAACATTAATCAGGGAAGAATTCACAGCAAGAGCTACATTAGTAACCAAGAAACATTGCCTCTTTTTCCCTTGCATCCAACAGGCATTTTGCAAGGAAGAGAAACTTCTATTACTGTTTGTTCTCTTGGTTCAACTAATAATTCTGCTGAGGATTCCATTAATGCTACTAGTACCCCTTCAAGTTACTCCTCTGATGAGACTAATACTGGTGTTAAAGATTGTTGTAATGACAAacctttctttgatttcttctcTGAACAAGGTGATGATCAAGGTCGTATTGAGAGAGATTGA